In Acholeplasma equirhinis, the following proteins share a genomic window:
- the xseA gene encoding exodeoxyribonuclease VII large subunit: MNQPQYLSVTALTQYLKAKLENDPHLKKILLKGEISNFKAHSSGHFYFSLKDDKAQISAMMFSTYAKNINFMPKDGDKVLVEGYISLYEARGSYSISVYQMTLDGIGELFLKYENLRKEFEALGYFDPSLKKPIPKFPRAIGVITSPTGAVIQDIKNTVSRRYLLTKIVLYPALVQGEGSKDDLVKKIKKANEDNLVDVIILGRGGGSIEDLWSFNEAEVVVAIHESKIPIITAIGHETDTTLSDFVSDLRAPTPTAAAELATPNVLDLKQDIKENTRLLNYYINEKIKQIKTNLLNLDERLVLSSPKAKLDQEKKNTVNLVSKLNQVYQVKLLDLNYQTNLYRQRLISPKDKIERLNERLVDLRYKLNQNYQNKLTLSTYQFNTLREALKSINPLSVMERGFALTMKDDKVLTSIKDVKENDLITVELKDGKLKTKVIEKEVKSHE; this comes from the coding sequence TTGAACCAACCACAATATTTATCGGTTACGGCTCTAACTCAATACTTAAAAGCAAAACTAGAAAATGATCCCCATTTAAAGAAGATACTTCTTAAAGGGGAAATTTCTAATTTTAAGGCACATTCAAGTGGCCATTTTTACTTTAGTTTAAAAGATGATAAAGCTCAAATCTCTGCCATGATGTTTTCAACATATGCAAAGAATATAAACTTTATGCCTAAAGATGGTGATAAAGTTCTAGTTGAAGGTTATATCTCGCTATATGAAGCTAGAGGTAGTTATTCAATTTCTGTTTACCAAATGACACTCGATGGTATTGGTGAACTTTTCCTAAAATATGAAAATCTAAGAAAAGAATTTGAAGCATTAGGTTATTTTGATCCTAGTTTAAAGAAACCAATTCCAAAGTTTCCAAGAGCAATTGGTGTCATTACATCACCTACTGGTGCTGTAATTCAAGATATCAAAAATACAGTATCCAGAAGATATTTACTGACTAAAATTGTGCTTTATCCAGCACTTGTCCAAGGTGAAGGTTCTAAAGACGATTTAGTCAAAAAGATTAAAAAAGCCAATGAAGATAATTTAGTCGATGTCATTATTCTTGGTCGTGGTGGTGGTTCAATCGAAGATTTATGGAGTTTTAATGAAGCTGAGGTTGTTGTTGCAATCCATGAATCAAAAATTCCAATCATTACAGCAATTGGACATGAAACAGATACAACCCTTTCGGATTTTGTTTCAGATTTAAGAGCACCAACACCAACAGCAGCTGCAGAGCTTGCAACACCGAATGTCTTAGATTTAAAACAAGATATAAAAGAAAATACGAGACTATTAAACTACTATATTAATGAGAAGATTAAACAGATTAAAACAAATCTTCTCAATTTAGATGAAAGATTAGTCTTATCAAGTCCAAAAGCAAAACTTGATCAAGAAAAGAAAAATACGGTAAATTTAGTTTCTAAACTGAATCAAGTATATCAAGTTAAACTTCTAGATTTAAATTATCAAACAAATCTTTATCGTCAACGTTTAATCTCACCAAAGGATAAAATTGAACGTTTAAATGAAAGATTAGTCGATCTAAGATATAAACTCAATCAAAATTATCAAAATAAATTAACATTGAGTACATATCAGTTTAATACATTAAGAGAAGCTTTAAAATCAATCAATCCACTATCAGTAATGGAACGTGGGTTTGCATTAACGATGAAAGATGATAAAGTATTAACTTCTATCAAAGATGTTAAAGAAAATGATTTAATTACAGTTGAATTAAAAGATGGTAAATTAAAAACCAAAGTTATAGAAAAAGAGGTAAAGTCGCATGAGTGA
- a CDS encoding GNAT family N-acetyltransferase: MIHYKNAVELSNEQIIKGFNRGFIDYIIKLTLDEEKYLKHFMGLEGNQPENSFVAFDDEEPIGVIFGGLKQYEGKKVLRCGALSVAPEYRKLGVASKLFELHKEKAIELGCDELYLEVISGNVKAINFYFKNGYKILSDLNYYQLDSTSKLKELDLTQYDIKELSLDSVREIHENEAKTHMNWQGEFDYISKFPVLKSFGLYEDGKLASVISTLPSGRLFYLYTKEEMRRKGYVKALLAYVTKTFNLERMSIAFPYNESLKDLLTSLSFIKSAIQQYDMVFKLE, translated from the coding sequence ATGATACATTATAAAAATGCAGTAGAATTATCAAATGAGCAAATCATTAAAGGATTTAATAGAGGTTTTATTGATTACATAATCAAGCTCACTTTAGACGAAGAAAAATATTTAAAACATTTTATGGGACTTGAAGGTAATCAACCTGAGAATTCTTTTGTTGCTTTTGATGATGAAGAACCTATCGGTGTGATTTTTGGTGGGTTAAAACAGTATGAAGGAAAGAAAGTACTTCGTTGTGGTGCTTTAAGTGTTGCACCAGAATATAGAAAACTTGGTGTTGCATCTAAGCTTTTTGAACTGCATAAAGAAAAAGCGATTGAACTGGGTTGTGATGAACTTTATTTAGAAGTAATTTCAGGTAATGTAAAAGCAATCAATTTTTATTTCAAGAATGGGTATAAGATTTTATCAGATTTAAACTACTATCAATTAGATTCAACTTCAAAACTCAAAGAACTTGACTTAACTCAATATGATATCAAAGAACTGAGTTTAGACTCAGTTAGAGAGATTCATGAAAATGAGGCTAAAACACATATGAACTGGCAAGGTGAATTTGATTACATTAGTAAATTTCCAGTATTAAAATCATTTGGTTTATATGAAGATGGAAAACTTGCAAGTGTCATTTCAACCTTACCTTCTGGTAGATTATTCTATCTATATACGAAAGAAGAAATGAGAAGAAAAGGTTATGTAAAAGCATTACTTGCATATGTTACAAAAACATTTAATTTAGAAAGAATGAGTATTGCATTTCCATATAATGAAAGTTTGAAGGATCTACTTACATCGCTTTCTTTCATTAAATCAGCGATTCAACAATATGATATGGTTTTTAAATTAGAGTAA
- a CDS encoding TlyA family RNA methyltransferase yields the protein MRLDVFLAEQNKDLSRSRISDLIKRGFVLVDDKPVTKPGFSVLENHKVEIIKTDLLASRAGEKLEHAIDLFQISLKDLTIIDVGASTGGFTDLAIKSGAKHVYAYDVGRDQMVDYLKSHPQVSSYEETNILDVKVPENDLCLIDVSFTSVFPILKHLKNQTDTILFLLKPQFESEGQGLKKGILKDEKVLKRIMAKTTQTIIEIGFNIKGFTPSPIKGKDGNQEFLFLIQKGS from the coding sequence ATGAGACTTGATGTATTTTTAGCAGAACAAAATAAAGACTTATCACGTTCTAGAATCAGTGATTTAATTAAACGCGGATTTGTCTTAGTTGATGATAAACCAGTGACTAAACCTGGTTTTTCAGTGCTAGAAAATCATAAAGTAGAAATCATTAAAACGGATCTTTTAGCATCACGTGCTGGTGAAAAACTAGAACATGCTATCGATTTATTTCAAATATCATTAAAGGATTTAACAATCATTGATGTTGGTGCATCGACGGGTGGATTTACAGATCTTGCGATTAAATCCGGAGCAAAGCATGTTTATGCTTATGATGTAGGTCGTGACCAAATGGTTGATTACCTTAAATCGCATCCCCAAGTTTCATCGTATGAAGAAACGAATATTTTGGATGTGAAGGTACCTGAAAATGATTTATGTTTAATCGATGTTTCATTTACATCAGTATTTCCAATTTTAAAACATTTAAAAAACCAAACGGATACCATTTTATTTCTTTTAAAACCTCAATTTGAAAGTGAAGGTCAAGGACTTAAAAAAGGTATCTTAAAAGATGAAAAAGTTTTAAAACGTATTATGGCAAAAACTACACAAACAATTATTGAAATTGGATTCAATATTAAAGGTTTTACCCCATCACCAATTAAAGGTAAAGATGGCAATCAAGAATTCTTATTCCTAATTCAAAAGGGGTCATAA
- the xseB gene encoding exodeoxyribonuclease VII small subunit — protein sequence MSEKLSFEETMKKLETVVKALESKEISLEDSIKKYKEGLELSKALYDMIEKAQSLIVETKE from the coding sequence ATGAGTGAAAAACTATCGTTTGAAGAAACAATGAAAAAGTTAGAAACAGTTGTTAAAGCACTTGAAAGTAAAGAAATTTCTTTAGAAGATTCTATTAAGAAATATAAAGAAGGTTTAGAACTTTCTAAAGCACTTTACGATATGATTGAAAAAGCACAAAGTTTAATCGTAGAAACTAAAGAATAA
- a CDS encoding extracellular solute-binding protein, whose protein sequence is MKKMWALAFVAFATFMMTACTSSDLIIYMPKEYIADGIVQAFEEEYGIKVDLRTFDSNEIALTQARISRYDLIIPSDYAIEEFADAGLIQELDWDKIEFDPADFSEALVDTLAELEEAGFDLLKYAMPYFWGTIGLIYDNTKEGLAEQLEEEGWGILADQSLTKMIYDSPRDAFMAALYAQDPVVYMSDATQSDVEAARDWLISTKGTNTVLLSDEILDQAIGGNVPYDIAMVYSGDAVYILQETDDYSFFIPEYSNVWVDGMVIPKNAVNVDMAYNFINFISSYEVSLENTWGMGYSPVRQDVLDELMADEEFNWDDERIGYAFALDTTLFSYEFYRFNNELKKWIDDSYDEFYYA, encoded by the coding sequence ATGAAAAAAATGTGGGCTTTAGCCTTTGTTGCATTCGCAACATTCATGATGACTGCATGTACATCAAGTGATTTAATTATTTACATGCCAAAAGAATATATTGCTGATGGTATCGTTCAAGCTTTTGAAGAAGAATACGGTATCAAAGTAGATTTAAGAACTTTTGATTCAAACGAAATCGCATTAACTCAAGCTAGAATTAGCCGTTATGACTTAATCATCCCATCTGATTATGCTATCGAAGAATTTGCTGATGCGGGTCTTATCCAAGAATTAGACTGGGATAAAATTGAATTTGATCCAGCTGATTTCTCAGAAGCGCTAGTTGATACACTTGCAGAATTAGAAGAAGCAGGTTTTGATTTATTAAAATATGCAATGCCTTATTTCTGGGGTACTATCGGTTTAATCTACGATAATACTAAAGAAGGTTTAGCTGAACAATTAGAAGAAGAAGGTTGGGGTATTCTTGCAGATCAATCATTAACTAAAATGATTTATGATTCTCCAAGAGATGCTTTCATGGCTGCTCTATATGCTCAAGATCCAGTTGTATATATGAGTGATGCAACTCAATCTGATGTTGAAGCTGCTAGAGATTGGTTAATTTCAACTAAAGGTACAAATACAGTATTACTTTCAGATGAAATCTTAGACCAAGCAATTGGTGGAAATGTTCCATATGATATCGCAATGGTTTACTCAGGAGATGCAGTTTACATCTTACAAGAAACTGATGATTATTCATTCTTCATTCCTGAATACTCAAACGTTTGGGTAGATGGTATGGTTATTCCAAAAAATGCAGTAAATGTTGATATGGCTTACAACTTCATCAACTTCATTTCTTCGTACGAAGTTTCATTAGAAAATACTTGGGGAATGGGTTATTCACCAGTACGTCAAGATGTTTTAGATGAACTTATGGCTGATGAAGAATTTAACTGGGATGATGAAAGAATCGGATATGCATTCGCTTTAGATACAACATTATTCTCATATGAATTCTATCGTTTCAACAACGAACTTAAAAAGTGGATTGACGATAGTTACGACGAATTCTATTACGCTTAA
- the recN gene encoding DNA repair protein RecN → MLSKLLVKNFALIDDLEIEFKNGLTALTGETGSGKSILLESLSLLFGKRSDAEYIRHGKSKAEVTGQFLLNQVQQKALELPEEITLHREIDESGRHTIRLNGEIITLARLKSITSLIGLIHGQNDTYMLFDKASYVTFIDQMDLNKATDLLQKYLIKRSKYQEAKAHLESLKSKKQESLERIDYLTFQVKELEGLNLLLNEKEELEDKIEKLKNFDLIQSALKQANEALNSQTFQLDDLYLAYKQIAKIAEYDKSYEMLSKNLEDSYYTLEDSIKTSSNLLKNLDFDDEAFNMYQQRVFELNKIEVKYGKTVNDLIEYLDKIKEELALSSDYEGYLKEVKQKCDKLYDEAYQDATKLHELRLKLAKRLEDDLTKNLRELDLEKAEFKIEFDEIKHGMTLDETGVDAVEFMISLNEGEPKKPLSKVASGGEKARFMFSLKSLFAKNSGLSMLVFDEIDIGISGKTAAKVATKMKEISTELQTLVITHLPQVAAKADYHYSIYKTKVDDRMQTFIELLSQDDRVLSIAGMLSDDSISPYAIEQAKALLSK, encoded by the coding sequence ATGCTTTCGAAATTACTGGTTAAAAATTTCGCATTAATTGATGATTTAGAGATTGAATTTAAAAATGGACTCACTGCACTTACAGGAGAAACTGGAAGTGGTAAGTCCATTCTTTTAGAATCTTTATCGCTTTTATTTGGTAAAAGAAGTGATGCTGAATACATCAGACACGGAAAATCAAAAGCTGAAGTCACAGGTCAATTTTTATTAAACCAAGTTCAACAAAAAGCTTTAGAATTACCTGAAGAAATTACATTGCATCGTGAAATTGATGAGTCAGGTCGACACACCATTCGTTTAAATGGTGAAATTATCACACTTGCCAGACTTAAATCAATTACATCCTTAATTGGGTTAATACATGGACAAAATGATACATATATGTTGTTTGATAAAGCGTCTTATGTTACCTTTATCGACCAAATGGATTTAAATAAAGCAACAGATCTATTGCAAAAGTACTTAATTAAAAGAAGTAAATATCAAGAAGCAAAAGCGCACCTTGAATCTTTAAAATCTAAAAAGCAAGAAAGTTTAGAACGTATTGATTATTTAACTTTCCAAGTAAAAGAACTAGAAGGATTAAATCTACTTCTAAACGAAAAAGAAGAACTTGAAGATAAAATCGAAAAATTAAAAAACTTTGACCTTATTCAATCTGCTTTAAAACAAGCAAATGAAGCTTTAAATAGTCAAACTTTTCAATTAGATGACCTATATCTTGCATATAAACAAATCGCTAAAATTGCTGAGTATGATAAATCATATGAAATGTTATCTAAGAATCTTGAAGATTCATATTATACATTAGAAGATTCGATTAAAACTAGTTCTAACCTATTAAAGAATTTAGATTTTGATGATGAAGCATTTAATATGTATCAACAAAGAGTATTTGAATTGAATAAAATCGAAGTTAAATATGGTAAAACAGTCAATGATTTGATTGAGTATTTAGATAAAATTAAAGAAGAACTTGCGTTATCAAGCGATTATGAAGGTTACTTGAAAGAAGTTAAACAAAAATGCGATAAGTTATATGATGAAGCTTATCAAGATGCAACTAAACTTCATGAGTTACGTTTAAAGCTTGCTAAACGCTTAGAAGATGATTTAACGAAAAACCTTCGTGAACTCGATTTAGAAAAAGCAGAATTTAAAATTGAATTTGATGAAATTAAACATGGTATGACTTTAGACGAAACTGGTGTCGATGCTGTTGAGTTTATGATTTCACTCAATGAAGGTGAACCTAAGAAACCTTTAAGTAAGGTAGCATCTGGTGGTGAAAAAGCTCGATTTATGTTTAGTCTAAAATCACTCTTTGCCAAAAACTCAGGATTATCTATGTTAGTATTTGACGAAATTGACATCGGTATTTCGGGGAAAACTGCAGCGAAAGTTGCAACTAAGATGAAGGAAATCTCAACAGAACTTCAAACACTAGTTATCACGCATTTACCACAAGTTGCTGCAAAAGCAGATTATCATTATTCAATTTATAAAACTAAAGTGGATGATCGCATGCAAACCTTCATTGAACTACTTTCACAAGACGATAGAGTACTTTCAATTGCAGGTATGTTAAGTGATGATTCAATTTCACCTTACGCAATAGAACAAGCAAAAGCATTATTATCAAAATAG
- a CDS encoding DEAD/DEAH box helicase → MLVKEMLEKLGFKNLSPIQESVIQNFDKPGHIVGLAPTGTGKTHAYLLPLLEKLNRESEFTQAVILLPTNELVLQVDKMLAETDDTVSYKSYYGSVDMEKEAGKLKRNQPSIVITTPAKLIDIVVNRNALNLKHIKYFILDEADMMFDEDFLGLIDPVVANLEVDKFLLMSATITKQMAPFIQKYFGTHQLFDTTKDTKLNITYPMIPVSGTRLNTLFHIMKAINPYLGIIFVSKNEDIEAVYNFVLEQGYSAISYSSTVGVKQRKKILEDIHNLKYQYVVSSDLLSRGIDFKASHIIHYDLPYKLEFFKHRSGRTGRMGDEGVVITIFDENDQRKMDKLRVQGIPFEPYTISKGELKPIEKKSKTYDKKIANAIKKIPKPKKVAPNYKKKHEEKVKAAIKKVKKARYRNASFRKSRSA, encoded by the coding sequence ATGTTAGTTAAAGAAATGTTAGAAAAATTAGGTTTTAAGAATTTATCACCAATTCAAGAGAGTGTGATCCAAAATTTTGACAAACCAGGTCATATTGTTGGGCTTGCACCAACTGGAACAGGTAAGACACATGCTTACCTTTTACCGTTGTTAGAAAAGTTGAACCGTGAGAGTGAATTCACTCAAGCGGTTATTTTACTGCCTACGAATGAACTTGTCTTACAAGTTGATAAAATGTTGGCTGAAACTGATGATACTGTATCATATAAGAGTTATTATGGTTCAGTTGATATGGAAAAAGAAGCAGGTAAATTAAAGAGAAATCAACCAAGTATTGTCATTACAACACCTGCAAAATTAATTGATATCGTCGTTAACCGTAATGCATTAAATTTAAAACACATTAAATATTTTATTTTAGATGAAGCAGACATGATGTTTGATGAAGATTTCTTAGGGTTAATTGATCCAGTCGTTGCGAATTTAGAAGTCGATAAATTCTTACTTATGAGTGCCACGATTACTAAACAAATGGCTCCATTTATTCAAAAATATTTTGGTACACATCAATTATTTGATACAACCAAGGATACCAAATTAAATATTACGTATCCAATGATTCCAGTAAGTGGGACAAGATTAAATACGCTTTTCCATATTATGAAAGCAATCAATCCATATTTAGGTATTATTTTCGTATCTAAAAATGAAGATATTGAAGCAGTTTATAACTTTGTATTAGAACAAGGATATAGCGCAATTTCATATTCTTCAACAGTTGGTGTTAAACAAAGAAAGAAAATATTAGAAGATATTCATAATTTAAAATATCAGTATGTTGTTTCATCTGATTTACTATCACGTGGTATTGATTTTAAAGCAAGTCATATTATCCATTATGATTTACCATATAAACTTGAATTCTTTAAGCACAGAAGTGGTAGAACAGGTCGTATGGGTGATGAAGGTGTCGTTATTACCATTTTTGATGAAAACGATCAAAGAAAAATGGATAAACTACGTGTTCAAGGGATACCATTTGAACCATATACAATTTCAAAAGGTGAATTAAAGCCAATTGAAAAGAAATCAAAAACTTATGATAAGAAGATTGCAAATGCAATTAAGAAAATACCAAAACCAAAGAAAGTAGCACCTAACTATAAAAAGAAACACGAAGAAAAAGTTAAAGCTGCTATAAAAAAAGTAAAGAAAGCGAGATATAGAAATGCTAGTTTTAGGAAGTCACGTAGCGCTTAG
- the dinB gene encoding DNA polymerase IV encodes MQKKVKIIFHIDMNAFYASCAMIKEPYLKHKVFVVGGQLSSNRGVISTASYKARKLGIKAAMGLAEALKIYPRLLVVPTDFNLYREKSELFMNLLSEYSNLMLPASIDEAYLDVTELVETRHPLEIAKEIQTRLYKDHQLPCSIGIAPTLFLAKMASDLKKPLGITVLRKRDVKKILYPLDVADIHGIGKQTYPKLHKLGIQTIGDFMNPDNYSKILTVMKPETYQVHRSDVLGESSNIIEPEKYSIPKSISSENTFNYDVLESSVILNEIFNQLKECVRRLNKHEMYAKTVSIKLKKAKDFSLITRSLTLDDYTDDFILFKDKIETLFETHFDGDPVRLAGAGLSNLLLKKDRKIPYNLFTYQKFM; translated from the coding sequence ATGCAAAAAAAAGTTAAAATCATTTTCCATATAGATATGAATGCATTTTATGCATCATGTGCAATGATTAAAGAACCTTATTTAAAGCATAAGGTCTTTGTTGTTGGAGGTCAATTATCATCAAATCGTGGTGTGATTTCAACTGCATCTTATAAAGCTAGAAAACTAGGTATTAAGGCTGCTATGGGTCTTGCTGAAGCTTTAAAGATCTATCCTAGACTTTTAGTTGTTCCAACGGATTTTAATCTATACCGAGAAAAATCTGAATTATTTATGAATTTACTTTCTGAATATAGTAATTTAATGTTACCAGCATCGATAGATGAGGCATATTTAGATGTCACTGAGTTAGTAGAAACACGTCATCCTTTAGAAATTGCAAAAGAAATTCAAACAAGACTTTATAAAGATCATCAATTACCATGCAGTATAGGTATTGCACCGACACTCTTTTTAGCTAAAATGGCAAGTGATTTAAAAAAACCATTAGGTATTACAGTGCTTCGTAAAAGAGATGTTAAAAAAATATTATATCCTTTAGATGTGGCAGATATTCATGGGATTGGTAAACAGACGTATCCAAAACTACATAAACTAGGGATACAAACGATTGGTGATTTCATGAATCCGGATAATTACTCAAAAATATTAACAGTCATGAAACCAGAAACGTATCAGGTACATAGAAGTGATGTATTAGGTGAAAGTTCTAATATCATTGAACCAGAAAAATATAGTATCCCAAAATCAATTTCAAGTGAAAATACATTTAATTATGATGTTTTAGAATCAAGTGTCATTTTAAATGAAATATTTAATCAATTAAAAGAATGCGTTAGACGTTTAAATAAACATGAAATGTATGCGAAAACTGTATCGATAAAACTAAAAAAAGCAAAAGATTTCAGTTTAATAACGAGGTCTTTAACTTTAGATGACTACACGGATGATTTTATATTATTTAAAGATAAAATTGAGACTTTATTTGAAACACATTTTGATGGTGATCCAGTTAGACTTGCTGGTGCAGGTTTAAGTAACTTATTACTTAAGAAGGATAGAAAGATTCCATACAATCTTTTCACATATCAGAAATTCATGTAG
- a CDS encoding transcription antitermination protein NusB, giving the protein MTKELLFESYTKLMEVMYQYAFFGDISFNDFEKLDTDLKLKAIDIIKRKDEVDALISKNLTNYTIDRLNLVDLAIIRISVYELLIGELDPVKVINLGIDLSKEFSDLDDEKQHKFTNRLLDNIYKGLK; this is encoded by the coding sequence ATGACAAAAGAATTATTGTTCGAATCTTATACAAAGTTAATGGAAGTTATGTATCAATATGCATTTTTTGGTGATATCAGTTTTAATGATTTTGAAAAACTGGATACAGATTTAAAATTAAAAGCTATTGATATCATTAAAAGAAAAGATGAAGTAGATGCATTAATTTCCAAGAATCTTACAAACTATACAATTGATCGCTTAAATTTAGTTGATTTAGCGATTATTAGAATTTCAGTCTATGAGCTTTTAATTGGTGAATTAGACCCAGTTAAAGTTATCAATTTAGGCATTGACCTTTCAAAAGAATTTAGTGACTTAGATGATGAAAAACAACATAAGTTTACAAATCGTTTATTAGATAACATTTATAAAGGACTGAAGTAA
- a CDS encoding deoxyribonuclease IV has product MLVLGSHVALSGDEMYLGSVKEALSYNATTMMVYTGAPQNTIRKPLSSMRIEEAQALMKEKGIDIKNVVVHAPYIINLCNPDSERRAFAVEFLTKEVERTEAMGVTQMVLHPGSAVGGDREQAAKWISEGLNQIIANTPNASVRIALETMAGKGNEMGKTFEELRDIIAGVDNKSRVSVCFDTCHTHDAGYDVKNDFDSVIKHFDEVVGKEKISVIHVNDSKNEIGAHKDRHENIGFGYLGFDALIHIIYHKDFQNIPKILETPYVEEKAPYKFEIEMIKQKAFNASLKDLVKNSVE; this is encoded by the coding sequence ATGCTAGTTTTAGGAAGTCACGTAGCGCTTAGCGGTGATGAAATGTATTTAGGTAGTGTTAAAGAAGCTTTAAGTTATAACGCTACAACCATGATGGTTTATACTGGCGCACCTCAAAATACAATCCGCAAACCTCTATCTTCAATGCGAATTGAAGAAGCTCAAGCTTTAATGAAAGAAAAAGGCATCGACATTAAAAATGTTGTTGTCCATGCACCGTATATAATTAATTTATGTAATCCAGACTCTGAACGTCGTGCTTTTGCAGTAGAGTTCTTAACTAAAGAAGTTGAAAGAACAGAAGCAATGGGGGTTACTCAAATGGTACTCCATCCTGGTTCAGCAGTTGGTGGCGATAGAGAACAAGCTGCTAAATGGATTTCAGAAGGTTTAAATCAAATCATTGCAAATACACCGAATGCAAGTGTTAGAATTGCACTTGAAACAATGGCTGGTAAAGGTAATGAAATGGGGAAAACCTTTGAAGAATTAAGAGATATTATTGCAGGTGTAGATAATAAATCTCGCGTTTCAGTCTGTTTTGATACATGTCACACACATGATGCAGGATATGATGTCAAAAATGACTTTGATAGTGTCATCAAACACTTTGATGAAGTTGTTGGTAAAGAAAAGATTTCAGTAATACACGTTAATGATTCTAAGAATGAAATTGGTGCACATAAAGACCGTCACGAAAACATCGGATTTGGTTATTTAGGATTTGATGCACTCATTCATATCATCTATCATAAAGACTTTCAAAACATTCCAAAGATCTTAGAAACACCTTATGTTGAAGAAAAAGCACCATATAAATTTGAGATAGAAATGATTAAACAAAAAGCTTTTAATGCGTCTTTAAAGGACCTCGTTAAAAATAGCGTTGAATAA